ACTGCGCCCCCACCACGCTGGCGGCGAGCAGGACGGCCCGGTCGGCCGGGTCCAGCAGGTCCACCCGGTTGGCGATCACCGCGTGGACGTTGTCCGGGATCGGCAACGCGCCCTGCTTGCGGAGCTGCCAGCCCCGCCCCGACTGCCGCAGGAAGCCCTGCTCGATCAGCATCCGGACGTACTCGTGGGCGTAGAGCGGGTTGCCGTCGGCGACCTCGACCAGCGGGTTGAGCAGGTCCGGGGAGAACGCCGCCTGGCCGAACAGGTGCGCGTACAGCGAGGTCACCCCGCTGGGACGCAGCGGGGGCAGCGTCACCGTCAGCGACCCGGCGATCGTCCCGGCCCAGGTGGGGTCGCGGCTGACCAGCTCCGGCCGGGCGGTGCAGAGCACCAGCAGCGGCACGTCCCGGGCGGACGCGCCGAGCAGCTCGATCAGCCGCAGCATCTTCTCGTCCGCCCAGTGCAGGTCCTCGAAGACCAGCACGGTCGGCCGGCGCGCCGCCAACGCGAGCAGGAACCGCCGCCAGGCCGACTGGGTCTCCTCCGCCGGCAGCGTCGGCCCGGGCAGGCCGACCAGCGGACGCAGGGCGTCGACCAGCCGGTCCGCCTGACCGGGTCCGACCAGGTCGGCCACCGCGGCCCGCAGCCGCGGCGCGGCGGCGGCGGCCGGGTCGGTGTCCAGGATGCCCGCCTCGGCCTTGACGATGTCGGCCAGCGCGGCGAAGGTGACGTCCTCACCGAACGGCGGGCACCGGCCGGTACGCCAGGTCAGCCCGGTGTCCGCGCCGGCCCGCGCGTGCCGGTACAGCTCCCGTACCAGGCGACTCTTGCCGATGCCGGCCCGCCCGAAGAGCGTCACCAGTTGCGGGGTGCGCTCCCGGGTGACCCGGTGCAGAGCGTTGACCAGCAACCCCAGCTCGTGTTCCCGGTCGATCAACGGGGTCGCGTCGGGCTCCCGGTCGGGCCGGCGCTGCCGGTTCGTGCCGACCGCCAGCCACACCTCGCTGGGCGCGGACCGCCCCTTCAGGGTGACCGTGGGCTGCTGCTCGTACCGGATCGCGCCCCGGGTGAGCGCGTACGTGGCGCCGCACACCAGCACGCCGCCGGGCGGGGCCACCGACTGCATCCGGGACGCGGTGTTGACCACGTCGCCGGCGACGATGGCCTGCCCGCCGTGGTGCGCCGCGGCCACGTCGACAAGCGCCTCACCGGTGGCCACCCCGACCCGGAACCGCAGGTCGTCCGCGCCGGCCGGAGCGAACCGGGTGAGCACCCGTTGCAGCTCCAACCCGGCCCGCACGCAGCGCAGCGCGTCGGTCTCGGTGGCCACGGGCGCGCCGAACAGCGCCATCACCGCGTCGCCGATGTACTTCTCCACCACGCCGCCGTACTGGCCGATCACCCGGCGGGCGGCGGAGAAGAAACCGGTCTGCAGGCCGCGCACCAGCTCCGGGTCGGCCCGTTCCACGTACGGGGTGAAGTCGATCAGGTCGACGAAGAGCACGCTGACCCGGCGGCGGTCCTCCTGCGCGGCCGGGGCGGGCGGGCCGCCGGCGCCGCGGGCCCGGCCGCAGCCGGTGCAGAAGGCCGCGTCCGTGGGCAGCGGCCGGTCGCAGTGGGCGCAGGTGTGGGCCAGCTCCGTGCCGCAGCCCCCGCAGAAACGGTCCGTGGACGCCGCGGCTCGGCCGCACTGGACACAGTGGAGGGCGATGCCAACCTCCCGGAGACGATCCGAGTCGACCGGGCCGGTCGGAGCGTCGGCACGGCGGTGACCCAACGTGGTCGGGGACGACCTGACGGGCGTCCCGGCCAGTATCCAGGCAACCGGCTGCTGTCGGGTACCCGCCTGTTGGCTTACGGACAGGGTCTTTGTCGCCAGTTACGGCTACATTCAGTCAGCCTAGATTCGATCACACAACGGGAGAATTCCATGGTGTACGTCCGGCTGAACGCGGAGTGGACCGATCAGGACGGCGTCGTCCACGACGCGGGGGACACGGTGGACGTCGACAACGCCACCCTCGCCGAGTTGCAGGCGGCGGGGATCGTCACCGACGGCTCGAAGAACGACACGGGCGCCGGCACCACCGAGTGGGTCGGCCCCACCAGCACCAAGCCCTGACACGTCAGGAGAGCCCTGCCTGACGACAGTGACCCCGCCGGCGTGCCGGGCGACTCGGCGACGACCGGGCCGCCGGCGGGGGCCGTCAGCGCCCGGCCGTGCCCGCCCGGCGGCGGACGCCGACCCGGCGTACCGGGGCGTCAGCCGCTGACCGCGGGACCGTCAGCGGTCGGCCATGCCCGCCCGGCGGCGCAGCGCCGACACGTCGGTGACCACGATCCGCCGGCCCTCGGTGCGCAGCCAGCCCCGACTGGCGAACGAGCCGATCGCCTGGTTGACGCTCTGCCGGGAACCACCGGCCATCTCCGCCAACTGCGACTGGTTCAGCTCGATGGTGATCATGGGGGCCTGACTCTCGCCGGCCAACCGGACCAGCGTCTTGGCCACCCGCCCCGGCAGGTCGAGGAAGACATGGTCGGCGTTCTGCTCGGTCAACCGGCGGATCAGACCGCCCAGCGACCGCATCACCGCGTCCAGGATGCGCGGGTTGGAATGCACCAGCTCCATGAAGGCGGGGCGGGACAGCGCCAGGGCGCTGCAGTCCTCGATCGCCTCGGCCGAGGCGGACCGGGTGGAGGCGTCCAGCAGCGAGACCTCGCCGAGCACGTCCGGCGGGCGGATCACCGACAGCACGGCCCGCTCGCCGGTGGGCGCGGTGCGGAAGACGGCGACCGCGCCCCGCCGGAGCACGATCAGCGACTCGCCCGGGTCGTTCTCCACGAAGAGCAACTGCCCCTTGCGGTACGTGCGCGGGACCGCCGCCGCGATGACCCGCTGGCGGACCTCCGGCTCGAGGCCGGCGAACATCTCCACTCCCGTGAGCGCGTCACCCGGCTCCGGCAGCCGCATTTCCACGGGCGCAACCCCTCCCCGGTCAAGGACCACATCTCGCAGCCGGGTGAACCTGACAGCCCCCGGTCTGCGAGGTGAACTGACACCGGTTCGGCGTCCGGTAGCGGTACACATCAGATCATGACGTCCCGGTCGCGTGCTGTACACCCCTCACGACACTTCCGTGACAATCCTGAGCTGCGGCGGATGCCGTTCCGGGTGCCGAATTCGCCCGCCGTTGTCACTCTCCGTGCTCGATCAGACGTCCGGTGCGACCGTTCCTGACGGACCTGGTGTCCGTCGCTCCGGACGGTCGTCGGACCGGGTGTCCGTCGGCCCCCGCCGGACCGGCGTCGGTCGGACCCGCCGGCCGGCGGGTCCGGGCGATAGGCGAGGATGGTCGCCGATGGTCTACCGCTATTTCTACGACTGTGAGTTCATCGAGGACGGCCGCACCATCGACCTCGTGTCGATCGGCGTCGTCGACGAGCACGGCCGGGAGTTCTACGCCGTCTCCACCGAGTTCGACGACTCCCGGGCGGTGCCCTGGGTGCGCCGCAACGTGCTCGACAAGCTGCCGTCGCCCGCCGACCGGGCCTGGCGTTCCCGGGGCCGGATCCGCGACGACCTGCTCGACTTCCTGGTCGAGCCGGTACGCGACCGACCGGACGAGCCGATCGAGCTGTGGGCCTGGTACGCCGCCTACGACCACGTGGTGCTGGCCCAGCTCTGGGGCTCGATGACCGCGCTGCCCCGGGAGATCCCCCGGTTCACCAAGGAGCTGCGCCAGCTCTGGGACGACCGGGGCCGCCCGGCGCTGCCCACCGCCGACTCGGCCCGGCACGACGCGCTCGTCGACGCCCGGCACAACCTGGCCCGCTGGCGGGCCATGACCGGCGGCTGACGGCCACCCCCGTCCCCGTCCCCGTCCCCGTCCGACGCCCGCTTCCGCCGCCGCCGCGCGTCGCGCCCGGCGGCGCGGGCGTCACGTCCCACCCGCCCGGTCCTTCCGACGTCGACGCCCGGGGTCTCCGGGCTGCCCCGGGCCGCGCGCCCGTTAGGAGAGCACTCCGCTCTCCGCTCGGCGTGCCGGCGTCCCCGGCGCGGTCCGCAGCCGCTCCGGCGATTCCTCCGGGGTCGAGGTTTGACCGGTTGCCGCCTGGGCACGGTTGCGGCGCGAACCGCAGGCGGGAATCCGGGGCGGCCCGGGGCGCGGTCGCGGCGCCGGACCGGGGCGGCCCGATCGCCCGGCCCGGCGTGCCACGAGGAGAGAGGGTTACCGCCATGAGCCGTGAGCCGACCACGGAGGCCGACGCCCGGCGCCGGGTCACCGAACTGGTACGTGAGGCGCGGATCTGCATGTTGACCACGATCGGCGTCGACGGCCGGCAGGTCAGTCGCCCGATGGCCCTGCAGGAGGCCGAGTTCGACGGCGACCTGTGGTTCTTCACCCACGCCGAATCGGCGAAGGTCCGCCAGATCCGGGTGAACCCGGAGGTCAACGTCGCCTTCAGCGACCAGCGCCGGCACGCCTGGGTCTCGGTCTCCGGCTCGGCCCGGGAGAGCGTCGACCGGGGGCGGGCCGAGCGACTCTGGCATCCGCTGCTGCGGACCTGGTTCCCGGACGGCCCGGACACCCCGGGGCTGACCCTGCTGCGGGTGCACGCCAGCTCGGCCCAGTACTGGGACTCGCCGGGCGGCGCCGTGGTCCACCTCGTCGGGCTGGCCCGGGCGGCGGTGACCGGACGGCCGCCGGAGCCCGGCGACAACCGGTCGGTCAGTTACGAACGGTCGTCCGATGCGTGAACGCCACCGGGGCACGCTGTCGGGGCGTGGGCCGGGGCGACTACAGTGCGCTCTGACGGCCCGCCCCGGGCCGGCAACGGCGCCGACGGTCTGATCCGACCCATATCCTGGGGCTTTGTTGGGCTTCCCGAGGCTCCAGGAGGATGAGCAGATCATGCGTATCGGCGTGCTCACCGGCGGTGGCGACTGCCCCGGTCTCAACGCGGTGATCCGGGCGGTGGTCCGCAAGGGCGTCGCCAGCTACGGCCACGAGTTCGTGGGCTTCCGAGACGGTTGGAAGGGCCCGCTGGAGGGCCTGTCCAGGCCGCTGGGCATTGCCGAGGTGCGGGGCATCCTGCCGCGCGGCGGCACCATTCTCGGCTCGTCCCGCACCAACCCGTTCAAGATCGAGAACGGGGTGGAGAGGATCAAGCAGAACCTCGCCGACCAGGGCGTGGACGCCCTGATCGCGATCGGCGGCGAGGACACCCTCGGCGTCGCCACCAAGCTGCACGAGCTGGACGTCAAGGTCATCGGCGTGCCGAAGACCATCGACAACGACCTGGGCGCCACCGACTACACCTTCGGCTTCGACACCGCCGTCAACATCGCCATGGAGGCGATCGACCGGCTGCACACCACCGCGGAGAGCCACCACCGCACCCTGGTCGTCGAGGTCATGGGCCGGCACGCCGGCTGGATCGCCCTGCACGCCGGCCTGGCCGGCGGCGCGAACGTGATCCTGCTGCCGGAGCGGCAGTTCGACGTCGAGCAGGTGGCCGGCTACGTCGAGAAGCGCTTCCAGCACCAGTACGCCCCGATCGTCGTCGTCGCCGAGGGCGCGCAGCCGCTCGACGGCCAGATGGTGCTGCACAACCAGGAGCTGGACGCGTTCGGCCACGTCCGCCTCGGCGGCATCGGCCAGTGGCTGGCCGAGCAGCTCGAGGCGAAGACCGGCAAGGAGGCCCGCACGGTCGTGCTCGGGCACATCCAGCGCGGCGGCACCCCGACCGCGTTCGACCGGGTGCTCGCCACCCGGCTCGGCCTCCAGGCGATCGACGCCGCCCACGAGGGCGACTGGGGCAAGATGGTCGCCATGCAGAGCACGGACATCGTCCGGGTCCCGCTGGCCGAGGCCACCCGCGAGCTGAAGACCGTGCCCCTGGAGCGCTACACCGAAGCCGAGGTCTTCTTCGGCAGCTAACCCCCACCCGGCCCCCCGCCCGCGTCGATCTGGGGATGGTTGTCGTCAGATGATCTCCGATCACGACGATGCTCCCTGGATCGACGCGGGGTGGGCGTGGCGGGTGGGGAAGGGCGGGGTGAGGGAAGAAGGGGTTGGGATGGGGGATGTGGTGCACACCGTCGCGGTGATCGGGGCC
The sequence above is a segment of the Micromonospora sp. WMMD882 genome. Coding sequences within it:
- a CDS encoding Crp/Fnr family transcriptional regulator; this translates as MEMRLPEPGDALTGVEMFAGLEPEVRQRVIAAAVPRTYRKGQLLFVENDPGESLIVLRRGAVAVFRTAPTGERAVLSVIRPPDVLGEVSLLDASTRSASAEAIEDCSALALSRPAFMELVHSNPRILDAVMRSLGGLIRRLTEQNADHVFLDLPGRVAKTLVRLAGESQAPMITIELNQSQLAEMAGGSRQSVNQAIGSFASRGWLRTEGRRIVVTDVSALRRRAGMADR
- a CDS encoding polyadenylate-specific 3'-exoribonuclease AS, giving the protein MVYRYFYDCEFIEDGRTIDLVSIGVVDEHGREFYAVSTEFDDSRAVPWVRRNVLDKLPSPADRAWRSRGRIRDDLLDFLVEPVRDRPDEPIELWAWYAAYDHVVLAQLWGSMTALPREIPRFTKELRQLWDDRGRPALPTADSARHDALVDARHNLARWRAMTGG
- a CDS encoding pyridoxamine 5'-phosphate oxidase family protein gives rise to the protein MSREPTTEADARRRVTELVREARICMLTTIGVDGRQVSRPMALQEAEFDGDLWFFTHAESAKVRQIRVNPEVNVAFSDQRRHAWVSVSGSARESVDRGRAERLWHPLLRTWFPDGPDTPGLTLLRVHASSAQYWDSPGGAVVHLVGLARAAVTGRPPEPGDNRSVSYERSSDA
- a CDS encoding 6-phosphofructokinase; its protein translation is MRIGVLTGGGDCPGLNAVIRAVVRKGVASYGHEFVGFRDGWKGPLEGLSRPLGIAEVRGILPRGGTILGSSRTNPFKIENGVERIKQNLADQGVDALIAIGGEDTLGVATKLHELDVKVIGVPKTIDNDLGATDYTFGFDTAVNIAMEAIDRLHTTAESHHRTLVVEVMGRHAGWIALHAGLAGGANVILLPERQFDVEQVAGYVEKRFQHQYAPIVVVAEGAQPLDGQMVLHNQELDAFGHVRLGGIGQWLAEQLEAKTGKEARTVVLGHIQRGGTPTAFDRVLATRLGLQAIDAAHEGDWGKMVAMQSTDIVRVPLAEATRELKTVPLERYTEAEVFFGS